The following proteins are encoded in a genomic region of Acidobacteriota bacterium:
- a CDS encoding GNAT family N-acetyltransferase has protein sequence MSQPSFESQLYSHAHQLLKTHETLLRDEVRNRAFYAALERSVTADSAVLDIGSGVGVWAIAAAKLGAERVVAIDMDEMLVGLTRKLAAEHGVSDRVEVIWGNSFAVELGREFDIVVSETIGYLGYDEAIVEIMADARERFLKPGGILIPETVSLHAAAAKMNVRTESIPVGLAIEFTQLERINLNSPRVLKRKEDATVLTEPQCLVSTDLYGATERPDLTNLRASWETDADVDCFLVWVRSRLGGDVVLDTRETTSWYPNVYRLEPSDAHSRVDLTLSLTAESNYWTVEFSGGGESVSRRYSPEYAAVEMIAAARSELEIRDGRVIHEPIITLRDATDDDADFLFAAYRSTRAAEVTMLGWDEAQQDAFLRMQFELQTRSYAMQVPNAATSVIVCGTERAGRLIVNRTKTAISLTDIIVMPEFRRGGIAAKLIGQLQKEAAEKRVPLELSVDKANSAAIALYSKLGFESISESEFDHILRWSNDA, from the coding sequence ATGTCTCAGCCGTCGTTCGAATCACAGCTCTATTCTCACGCACATCAGCTGCTAAAAACGCACGAGACATTGCTGCGCGACGAGGTTCGGAATCGGGCGTTCTACGCGGCTTTGGAACGGTCGGTGACGGCGGATTCGGCGGTTCTCGATATTGGCTCCGGCGTCGGTGTATGGGCCATAGCGGCGGCGAAGTTGGGTGCTGAACGGGTAGTCGCGATCGACATGGACGAGATGCTCGTCGGGTTGACGCGAAAGCTGGCGGCCGAGCACGGAGTGAGCGATCGCGTGGAGGTCATTTGGGGAAATTCGTTTGCTGTTGAGCTTGGCCGTGAATTCGATATTGTCGTTTCCGAGACCATCGGCTATCTCGGTTACGACGAAGCCATCGTCGAGATCATGGCGGACGCACGCGAGCGGTTCCTGAAGCCCGGCGGCATTTTGATACCTGAGACCGTGTCGCTCCACGCTGCGGCGGCAAAGATGAATGTGCGAACCGAGTCAATTCCGGTTGGACTGGCTATCGAATTCACTCAACTCGAACGGATCAATCTGAATTCACCGCGAGTTTTGAAAAGAAAGGAAGACGCAACGGTCTTGACCGAGCCGCAGTGCCTTGTTTCGACCGATCTCTACGGCGCGACGGAAAGGCCGGATCTCACCAATTTGCGAGCAAGTTGGGAGACTGACGCCGACGTGGATTGTTTTCTCGTTTGGGTGCGATCGCGCCTCGGCGGCGATGTCGTGCTCGACACCCGCGAGACGACATCGTGGTATCCGAACGTCTATCGCCTCGAGCCGTCCGACGCGCATTCCCGCGTCGATCTGACGCTTTCGCTGACGGCGGAGAGCAACTATTGGACCGTCGAATTTTCGGGCGGCGGCGAATCTGTGTCGCGGCGCTATTCGCCTGAGTATGCAGCGGTCGAGATGATCGCCGCGGCGAGGTCAGAACTGGAAATTCGCGACGGCCGCGTCATTCATGAACCGATAATAACGCTGCGTGACGCGACGGACGACGACGCTGACTTTCTGTTTGCGGCATATCGGTCGACCCGTGCGGCGGAGGTCACGATGCTTGGGTGGGACGAGGCACAGCAGGATGCGTTTTTGCGAATGCAATTTGAATTGCAGACGCGATCCTACGCGATGCAGGTGCCAAACGCCGCAACTAGTGTGATCGTCTGCGGAACAGAAAGGGCCGGGCGATTGATCGTCAACCGAACGAAAACCGCGATCTCGTTGACCGATATCATTGTGATGCCGGAATTTCGCCGAGGCGGCATCGCGGCGAAATTGATCGGGCAGTTACAGAAAGAAGCCGCTGAAAAGCGTGTGCCGTTGGAATTGAGTGTCGATAAGGCAAATTCGGCGGCGATCGCGTTGTATTCAAAGCTCGGGTTTGAGTCGATCAGTGAGAGCGAGTTCGATCATATTTTGCGATGGTCAAACGATGCATAA
- a CDS encoding class I SAM-dependent methyltransferase, with translation MLERHQREAGWADRAVRRRGARALQRQLDYQEHKAAAFAGHEDEMVRGNFVRAQQIRKLLDEVRPFDENDRVLEVGSGAHGLVFGFGTKFGVGIDPLAVGYKRLFPKLQSNANTAAAIGEELPFADAAFEVVLSDNVIDHAERPLAIVPELIRVLKPGGVLYFTVNVHHPLYNFASNLHGAWNAIGIKVELSAFADHTIHLTEDRISAAFVGQPLDIISQRSTVDETRSIQRSARAFDPDSLLKKLFFKNAVFELIAKRA, from the coding sequence ATGCTCGAACGCCATCAACGTGAGGCCGGCTGGGCCGACAGGGCCGTTCGCAGGCGCGGTGCCCGTGCATTGCAGCGGCAGCTCGATTATCAGGAGCATAAGGCGGCGGCGTTCGCGGGGCACGAAGACGAGATGGTGCGGGGCAATTTTGTGCGGGCTCAGCAGATCCGCAAATTGCTCGACGAGGTGAGGCCTTTTGACGAGAACGACCGCGTTCTTGAGGTCGGCAGCGGTGCCCACGGTCTGGTATTCGGGTTCGGGACGAAGTTCGGCGTCGGGATCGACCCACTGGCGGTCGGCTATAAACGGCTCTTTCCAAAATTACAATCGAATGCGAATACAGCGGCAGCGATCGGTGAGGAATTGCCATTTGCGGACGCGGCGTTTGAAGTAGTGCTGAGCGACAACGTGATCGACCATGCCGAACGTCCGCTGGCGATCGTGCCGGAGCTGATCCGCGTTCTAAAGCCGGGCGGAGTGCTCTATTTTACCGTTAACGTACACCATCCGCTCTACAATTTCGCCTCGAATCTGCACGGAGCGTGGAACGCGATCGGCATCAAGGTCGAGCTGTCGGCGTTTGCCGACCACACGATCCACCTGACCGAGGACCGTATTTCGGCAGCGTTCGTCGGGCAGCCGCTCGATATTATCAGCCAGCGTTCGACAGTCGATGAGACGCGTTCGATCCAGCGTTCTGCGAGAGCATTTGATCCCGATTCCCTGCTCAAAAAACTCTTTTTTAAGAATGCGGTGTTTGAGCTTATTGCAAAAAGAGCGTAA
- a CDS encoding GatB/YqeY domain-containing protein: MSLTETIIADLTAAMKAKDADKLSTLRMVKANLMNRKIDKGGDLTDDEVLKALQSLVKQRRDSIEQYEAAGRNELAAKEKSEIAVIEVYLPQAATQDEVNAAVEAAAAETGASSMKDMGTLMKAAMALLAGKSADGKMVSEAVKARLS, from the coding sequence ATGAGTTTAACTGAGACAATAATCGCCGATCTTACGGCGGCGATGAAGGCTAAGGATGCGGACAAACTGTCGACCTTGAGGATGGTCAAGGCGAATCTGATGAACCGCAAGATCGACAAGGGCGGCGATCTGACGGACGACGAGGTGCTGAAGGCTTTGCAGTCGCTGGTGAAGCAGAGGCGTGATTCGATCGAGCAATATGAGGCGGCGGGCCGGAACGAGCTAGCGGCGAAAGAGAAGAGCGAGATCGCGGTGATCGAAGTTTATTTGCCGCAGGCGGCGACGCAGGACGAGGTAAATGCGGCGGTCGAGGCAGCGGCTGCCGAAACAGGGGCTTCGTCGATGAAGGACATGGGAACGCTAATGAAAGCCGCGATGGCATTGCTCGCGGGCAAATCCGCCGACGGCAAAATGGTCAGTGAAGCCGTCAAGGCTCGACTCTCGTAG
- a CDS encoding AAA family ATPase, whose protein sequence is MNDKLRPVNDIDDDFDEEAEARERYGDLFDETESESTPEPIKPAPAAASPDQADTHVPLDPDDPLRFECYGNLFSARPINRYLQTAAGGPLQRPLFGPFWQENELAIFFADTGIGKSILAVQIAESIASGIAIPPFEMGCGPRRVLLFDFEMDERQIANRYSSPDGVHRFQFSDELIRIVISPNTEKPDHFRTFTHYIASSIVEHVEYYQANIVIIDNITWLTTSTHSTTDSARLMKILNHLKVSNGLSLLILAHTPKRYGASPLSVNDLFGSKMLSNFADSIFAKGRSRSGPNVRYLKQLKSRRHQRKYDENNTFTMHLQKIPGVQPAPPKTFRQTTQQLPSLPRRGGRRFGRTGWFFLITCHSSLITDGFAVPRIHPHRHRARTRSHRLVRHALRPDPRRETLQSPRPPLRRQIPTPDRPNPRPLPNHHQPIHQPDQGLRRPGGRLLSKPQAIATGSSLQTRAQRANHWRKS, encoded by the coding sequence ATGAATGACAAGTTACGCCCCGTTAACGACATCGACGACGATTTTGATGAAGAGGCCGAGGCACGCGAGCGCTATGGCGATCTGTTCGACGAAACGGAAAGCGAAAGCACGCCCGAACCGATCAAGCCGGCACCGGCCGCAGCCTCGCCCGACCAAGCCGACACCCATGTCCCGCTCGACCCCGACGACCCGCTCCGATTCGAATGTTACGGCAATCTTTTTTCGGCGCGTCCGATCAACCGTTACCTGCAAACCGCCGCCGGAGGGCCGCTGCAGCGTCCGCTGTTTGGCCCATTTTGGCAGGAAAATGAACTCGCGATCTTCTTCGCCGATACCGGCATCGGCAAGAGCATCCTCGCGGTACAGATCGCCGAGAGCATCGCCTCGGGAATCGCGATACCGCCGTTCGAAATGGGCTGCGGGCCTCGACGCGTTCTGCTGTTCGACTTTGAAATGGACGAGCGGCAGATCGCGAACCGCTATTCGTCACCCGACGGAGTTCACCGGTTTCAGTTCTCAGATGAGCTGATACGGATCGTTATCAGTCCGAATACGGAAAAACCTGACCATTTCCGGACATTCACGCACTACATTGCATCATCGATCGTCGAACACGTCGAGTATTACCAGGCAAACATCGTCATCATCGACAACATCACCTGGCTGACCACATCGACCCACAGCACGACCGATTCGGCCCGTTTGATGAAGATCCTCAACCACCTCAAGGTCTCAAACGGCCTATCACTGCTCATCCTCGCCCACACGCCCAAGCGCTACGGAGCGAGCCCTTTGAGCGTAAATGACCTTTTCGGCAGCAAAATGCTCTCAAATTTTGCCGACTCGATCTTCGCGAAGGGCCGGAGCCGCTCCGGCCCCAACGTCCGCTACCTAAAACAGCTAAAATCACGCCGGCACCAACGAAAATACGACGAAAACAACACCTTCACCATGCACCTACAAAAAATACCCGGCGTCCAACCAGCTCCCCCTAAAACCTTCCGCCAAACAACTCAGCAGCTCCCCTCCTTACCAAGGAGGGGTGGCCGCCGCTTTGGGAGGACGGGGTGGTTCTTCCTCATCACTTGTCACTCATCACTCATCACTGACGGCTTTGCCGTTCCTCGGATTCACCCACACCGGCACCGAGCCCGAACGCGATCACATCGGCTGGTACGGCACGCGCTTCGACCCGACCCGCGTCGAGAAACTCTACAAAGCCCACGTCCTCCACTCCGAAGGCAAATCCCAACGCCAGATCGCCCAAACCCTCGGCCTCTCCCTAACCACCATCAACCGATACATCAGCCAGACCAAGGCCTACGCCGACCCGGCGGACGCCTCCTGTCAAAACCGCAAGCGATAGCGACCGGGTCAAGCCTGCAAACCCGCGCCCAACGAGCTAACCACTGGCGTAAAAGTTGA
- a CDS encoding transcriptional regulator, with translation MTTNYNPQKYASLLVDYLPGVIRTEEENDNAIEFAGALMKKGAGRSPEETRLLDLIVTLIEDFEDKAYPMGETSNPQVALRELMREHELKQTDMLDIFGSQGVVSQVLNGKREISKAQARRLSERFRLPIDIFI, from the coding sequence ATGACAACCAATTACAACCCGCAAAAATACGCAAGCCTGTTGGTTGACTATTTGCCCGGCGTCATACGAACGGAAGAAGAAAACGACAACGCCATAGAATTTGCCGGAGCCTTAATGAAAAAAGGAGCCGGCCGATCGCCCGAAGAAACAAGGCTGCTTGATCTTATTGTGACCCTTATCGAAGATTTCGAAGACAAAGCATATCCAATGGGCGAGACATCGAACCCGCAGGTCGCTCTGCGCGAGCTGATGCGTGAGCACGAACTAAAACAAACCGATATGCTCGATATCTTCGGCTCGCAAGGCGTCGTCTCACAAGTCCTCAACGGCAAACGCGAGATCAGCAAAGCCCAAGCCCGCCGATTGTCCGAACGGTTTCGACTTCCAATTGATATTTTTATTTGA
- a CDS encoding type II toxin-antitoxin system HigB family toxin: MRIISRKAFRMFSERHPESGPALDDFYGKIKRCSPSNMAEFRQTFPSADSVGDCIVFNVGGNKYRVIVHLDYEVQTMWIRFVLAHAEYDRERWKDDC; this comes from the coding sequence ATGAGGATAATCAGCCGAAAGGCATTTCGAATGTTTTCGGAAAGGCACCCGGAATCGGGACCGGCCTTAGACGATTTTTATGGAAAGATCAAACGGTGTAGCCCAAGTAACATGGCCGAATTTCGGCAAACGTTTCCGAGCGCTGATAGCGTCGGAGACTGTATCGTGTTCAATGTCGGCGGGAATAAATATCGTGTCATAGTTCATCTGGACTATGAGGTACAAACGATGTGGATAAGGTTTGTCCTTGCTCATGCCGAATACGACAGAGAACGGTGGAAAGATGACTGTTAG
- a CDS encoding HU family DNA-binding protein, with the protein MARMTQTEIIGNLADSSGLKKTDVKGLFDALAALATAEVKKNGEFTLPGFGKLKKTHRKARDGRNPATGAVIKIPAKTTVKFSIGKAMKDAVG; encoded by the coding sequence ATGGCTCGTATGACACAAACGGAAATTATTGGCAACTTGGCTGATTCGTCGGGACTTAAGAAAACGGACGTCAAAGGTCTGTTCGACGCTCTTGCAGCTCTCGCAACGGCGGAAGTCAAAAAGAACGGTGAATTCACACTGCCGGGTTTTGGCAAGTTGAAGAAAACCCACCGCAAAGCACGTGATGGCCGCAATCCTGCGACGGGTGCTGTCATCAAGATTCCGGCCAAGACGACTGTCAAATTCAGCATCGGTAAAGCGATGAAAGACGCTGTCGGCTAA
- the rdgB gene encoding RdgB/HAM1 family non-canonical purine NTP pyrophosphatase, whose translation MLSNTAKLVVATSNPGKLAELRQMLAETPVSVLSLANFGSIVEIEETGSTFAENAIMKAAGYASQTGLPTLADDSGLEIEALGGRPGIHSARYGGDMIFAEKMGLVLAELLDTATNNRRARFVSSIAFASADGAIIHTVEGECSGIIAEDSRGNGGFGYDPIFVPDGYDQTFGELADSIKEQISHRSRAFSKIIPYLRDFYSV comes from the coding sequence ATGTTGAGCAACACTGCAAAACTCGTCGTCGCGACCTCAAATCCGGGTAAACTTGCCGAATTGCGGCAAATGTTGGCTGAAACGCCCGTTTCTGTTCTCAGCCTCGCCAATTTTGGATCGATCGTTGAGATCGAAGAAACCGGCTCGACATTTGCAGAAAATGCGATCATGAAGGCAGCAGGTTATGCTAGTCAAACGGGCCTTCCAACGCTTGCTGACGACTCGGGGCTTGAAATCGAAGCCCTCGGAGGCAGACCGGGCATTCACTCGGCCCGATATGGCGGCGACATGATATTTGCCGAAAAGATGGGTTTGGTTCTCGCCGAACTGCTGGATACCGCAACCAACAACCGCCGTGCCCGCTTTGTTTCTTCCATCGCCTTTGCCTCAGCGGACGGTGCTATCATACATACGGTCGAGGGCGAATGCTCCGGCATTATTGCCGAAGACTCACGCGGAAACGGCGGTTTCGGTTATGATCCGATCTTTGTGCCCGACGGATATGATCAGACCTTCGGTGAGCTCGCCGACTCGATAAAAGAACAAATCAGCCATCGCAGTCGCGCATTTTCAAAGATAATCCCGTATTTACGCGATTTCTACTCAGTTTGA
- a CDS encoding FtsX-like permease family protein, producing MRMQFIFKLTIREFRSSWRRLLFFFLCIALGVGSVVALRSLIQNLTQAVGTDARALMTADLEVSSTNDFSPADIEKVEKIINSSPIVDGRNETITAAVMARPVDAANLSVKFVELKGIEPPFPLVGSFILSDGSPFDFKLLENNGTVIAKILLEDLNVRVGDKIRIGETAFEIRATVDEEPGGTSGFRLGARVFVEKKAFDTSGITRNNGRVRRRILYRTTDNPTSLVKELREALSGTTVTVGSYREQQENLNQQFVRTENYLALTGLLILVLGGVGVWNVARAFVEQKRKTVAVLKCLGASGNRIITVYLLQILTLGLVGSLFGAALAQGALWLVKLRFADALPNKMTYGVGLSTAGQGIILGVLISLLFSALPLLQIRTIKPKLLLRDENSASLNELDRSKWLFGFLSLAGLLGLAVWQAGSITIGAFFLVGLGMTSLILYLSAAVLTWMLRRVRSLGPFPVRQAVNSLYRPGNQTRIILLAVGLGAFVVLAVQSMQSNLVREFDFTRNQKLPSLFFVDIQRSQIDGLRQLINERIGEMPEVIPTVRARIAFVNGEPIDFQNREVRQQQGQIGREFAITYRPNLDVNEKVIVGNWWSSDVNEVPEVSVEEEMAKRLNITAGDSISFDISGRKITARVANVRQLDVRNTRTAFVFVFRPGTLEIAPQSFAATVLKHIPATDRQRLQRDLLAQFPNIQVFDVDDILAAVQRLIRNFVIAISFVGGFVMLSGILILIGSIALTKSQRIYENAILKTLGAKLGTLAAILVSEYGLLGLLAGVIGTGFATALSFAVSRFVMDIQWEFDPLVTVLGVVITTFLVMLVGVAASFDVLFRKPLSTLRLQ from the coding sequence ATGCGAATGCAATTCATTTTTAAGTTAACGATCCGCGAATTCCGTTCATCATGGCGGCGTCTGCTGTTTTTCTTTCTCTGCATTGCTCTCGGTGTCGGATCGGTGGTTGCTCTGCGTTCGCTTATTCAGAATCTTACGCAGGCCGTCGGCACCGATGCACGGGCTTTGATGACCGCCGATCTTGAGGTCAGCTCGACCAACGATTTTTCGCCAGCCGATATCGAAAAGGTCGAAAAGATCATCAATTCGTCGCCTATCGTCGATGGCCGGAATGAGACGATCACCGCTGCCGTTATGGCACGTCCCGTGGATGCAGCAAATCTTTCGGTCAAGTTTGTCGAGCTCAAAGGCATCGAGCCGCCGTTTCCGCTTGTCGGGTCGTTTATTCTCTCGGACGGTTCGCCCTTCGATTTCAAACTGCTCGAAAACAACGGCACTGTCATCGCCAAGATCCTGCTCGAAGACCTCAACGTAAGGGTCGGCGATAAGATCCGCATCGGCGAAACTGCATTCGAGATCCGGGCTACGGTTGACGAAGAACCTGGCGGCACTAGCGGTTTTCGCCTTGGAGCCCGTGTCTTTGTCGAGAAAAAGGCTTTCGACACTTCGGGCATAACCCGGAATAACGGTCGCGTCCGTCGACGCATTCTATACCGGACGACCGACAATCCGACTTCGCTAGTCAAAGAGCTCCGCGAAGCTTTGAGTGGCACGACCGTTACTGTCGGTTCTTATCGTGAACAGCAGGAGAACCTGAATCAACAATTCGTTCGCACCGAGAATTATCTGGCTCTCACTGGCCTGTTGATCCTCGTTCTCGGAGGCGTCGGTGTTTGGAATGTAGCACGGGCGTTCGTCGAGCAAAAACGAAAAACCGTTGCGGTCCTCAAATGCCTTGGTGCCAGTGGCAACCGAATTATCACCGTCTATCTGCTCCAAATTTTAACGCTTGGCCTCGTCGGCAGCCTGTTCGGCGCGGCACTAGCACAGGGAGCATTGTGGCTCGTCAAATTGCGTTTTGCCGATGCGCTGCCCAACAAGATGACTTACGGGGTTGGCCTTTCGACTGCGGGGCAGGGTATTATTCTCGGCGTTTTGATCTCGTTGCTATTTAGTGCTCTACCGCTGTTGCAGATCCGCACGATCAAACCAAAACTACTACTCCGCGACGAGAATAGCGCGAGCCTGAACGAACTTGACCGCAGCAAATGGCTCTTTGGCTTTCTGTCACTTGCCGGTTTACTCGGCCTCGCAGTGTGGCAGGCAGGTTCTATCACCATAGGCGCGTTTTTTCTCGTGGGTCTTGGAATGACTTCGCTGATTTTGTATCTTTCCGCGGCGGTACTAACCTGGATGCTGCGGCGTGTCCGTTCGCTTGGGCCGTTTCCGGTTCGCCAGGCGGTCAATTCACTTTACCGGCCGGGCAATCAAACACGGATCATTCTACTTGCGGTCGGTCTTGGGGCGTTTGTCGTTTTGGCGGTCCAATCGATGCAGTCAAATTTGGTTCGAGAATTCGACTTTACGCGTAATCAGAAGCTGCCGAGCCTGTTTTTCGTCGACATTCAGAGAAGCCAGATAGACGGGCTCCGACAGTTGATCAATGAACGCATCGGCGAAATGCCCGAGGTGATACCGACGGTTCGAGCTCGAATCGCGTTTGTAAACGGCGAGCCGATCGATTTTCAAAACCGTGAAGTCCGTCAGCAACAAGGCCAGATTGGCCGTGAATTCGCGATCACATACCGTCCGAATCTGGACGTCAACGAGAAAGTCATCGTTGGGAATTGGTGGTCAAGTGACGTTAATGAAGTACCGGAGGTCTCGGTCGAAGAAGAAATGGCTAAACGGCTAAACATCACTGCCGGCGATTCGATTTCGTTCGATATCTCGGGCCGAAAGATCACTGCTCGCGTAGCAAACGTGCGTCAGCTCGATGTAAGGAACACCCGAACCGCGTTTGTTTTTGTGTTCCGGCCGGGAACGCTTGAGATCGCTCCGCAGAGCTTTGCGGCGACGGTTCTCAAACACATTCCCGCTACCGATCGCCAACGTCTGCAGCGTGATCTGCTCGCACAATTTCCAAACATTCAGGTCTTTGATGTCGATGATATCTTGGCGGCCGTTCAGCGGTTGATACGCAATTTCGTGATCGCGATATCGTTTGTCGGCGGATTCGTCATGCTCAGCGGCATTCTGATCCTTATCGGCTCTATCGCTCTGACGAAATCGCAACGTATTTACGAGAACGCGATCCTTAAGACCCTCGGTGCTAAACTTGGCACGCTTGCCGCTATTCTCGTCTCCGAATACGGCCTTCTCGGACTGCTCGCCGGTGTTATCGGAACGGGGTTTGCAACCGCTCTGTCTTTTGCCGTGAGCCGATTTGTCATGGATATTCAATGGGAATTCGATCCTTTGGTGACCGTTCTCGGCGTTGTAATCACGACCTTCCTTGTAATGTTGGTTGGCGTTGCGGCAAGTTTCGATGTTCTGTTCCGTAAACCGCTTTCGACACTTCGATTACAGTAA
- a CDS encoding ABC transporter ATP-binding protein: MIELRNITKTVRSGTEDLTILDDVSMTVPDGQFVAVTGASGSGKSTLLGLIAGLDAPSSGEVFIDDDEITALKEDRLAEIRSKKIGFIFQSFHLIPSLTAFENILIPMEILGILNASERAEMLIENVDLSNRGHHYPAELSGGEQQRVAIARAFANSPKILLADEPTGNLDSKNGEHIFELMTELHRKNNVTLVLVTHDKALADKSQRQIILRDGRIEADVLN; the protein is encoded by the coding sequence ATGATCGAATTAAGAAATATAACCAAAACCGTTCGCTCGGGCACCGAGGACCTGACTATTCTCGATGACGTGTCGATGACAGTTCCTGATGGACAGTTCGTCGCCGTGACCGGTGCATCTGGCAGCGGCAAATCGACGCTCCTCGGCCTGATCGCCGGGCTTGATGCTCCGTCGAGCGGCGAGGTATTCATCGACGATGACGAGATCACTGCTCTCAAAGAAGACCGACTGGCTGAGATCCGAAGCAAAAAGATCGGCTTTATTTTTCAATCATTTCATCTGATCCCGAGCCTAACGGCATTTGAGAATATCCTCATTCCAATGGAGATCCTCGGAATATTAAATGCCAGCGAACGAGCGGAAATGCTGATCGAGAACGTCGACCTCTCGAACCGCGGTCACCATTATCCGGCCGAGCTCTCCGGCGGGGAACAGCAGCGAGTCGCCATCGCAAGGGCGTTTGCTAATTCGCCAAAGATACTGCTTGCCGACGAGCCAACCGGCAATTTGGATTCAAAGAACGGCGAACATATCTTCGAATTAATGACTGAGCTCCACCGTAAAAATAACGTGACACTCGTGCTCGTAACTCACGACAAAGCACTAGCCGACAAGTCTCAGCGGCAGATCATTCTCCGCGATGGGCGTATCGAAGCGGATGTATTAAATTGA
- a CDS encoding arylesterase encodes MRYLIRKTVVVSFIFIAFGLAGCASASRKPAINKPLAVPQDVSNKPKIVAFGDSLTAGFGLLEKESYPYLLQEKLTADGYDFEVVNAGVSGDTTLGGLERIDWVLEIDNINVLILELGANDLIRGVPVPKVKANLDTMIKKAKAKKVRVLLCGMLAPPGNGDYSREFTALFPDLATQHKVDFLAFLLDGVALKKELNQADGIHPNAEGARIMTNNIYKALKPMLTK; translated from the coding sequence ATGCGTTATCTAATTCGAAAAACAGTAGTTGTTAGTTTCATATTTATTGCATTCGGACTTGCCGGCTGTGCTTCGGCAAGCCGCAAACCTGCGATCAACAAACCGCTTGCTGTTCCGCAGGACGTATCGAACAAGCCCAAGATCGTCGCATTCGGCGACAGTTTAACCGCGGGTTTTGGCTTGCTAGAAAAGGAATCGTATCCATATTTATTGCAGGAAAAGCTGACGGCTGACGGTTACGATTTCGAGGTAGTAAACGCCGGTGTCTCGGGTGACACAACGCTAGGCGGACTCGAACGCATCGATTGGGTACTCGAGATCGACAATATCAACGTACTGATCCTCGAACTCGGCGCCAACGATCTTATTCGGGGCGTTCCGGTTCCAAAAGTGAAGGCGAACCTCGACACGATGATCAAGAAGGCAAAGGCCAAGAAGGTCCGCGTACTGCTCTGTGGAATGCTTGCACCGCCAGGAAACGGTGATTATTCTCGCGAGTTTACCGCGTTGTTCCCCGATCTTGCTACGCAACATAAGGTTGATTTTCTGGCGTTCCTTCTCGATGGAGTTGCACTAAAGAAGGAGCTTAATCAGGCCGACGGGATTCATCCCAACGCGGAAGGGGCGCGGATCATGACCAATAATATTTACAAAGCTCTCAAGCCGATGCTCACGAAGTGA